The Apium graveolens cultivar Ventura chromosome 10, ASM990537v1, whole genome shotgun sequence nucleotide sequence AAACATGCCTTCTCCATACAACTTTAAACTTGTTGTAATATACTAGCTTTAATAGAAGGGGCTACTAAATCTGAGAGGGAAAGAATGATAATCGGAGGGAGAAGGAGAGCATATACGTAAGATGCTTGGTGCAAATTTTTCTTTCACCAAGGCCATGTATTTATAGCCAAGTTGAAGAATAAAAACATTCAatgcattatcaaaatttctactCCTAAGACTAGCTTTACTATTTTACCATTGACTTAAAAATTACAATCAATTATAACACTCCCCTTTGATTGTCATTTAACATGGATCATAGATTGCCTCATTAAAACCTTGTTCAAAGAAAAACCCAGTGGGATAAAAATTTTGACGAAGGAAAAATAGTACAATCTCCCCTGGAAAAACTAATCATTCTCTGAATTTTGTTGTAACAAATTCTTGAGTCGACGCATTCCAATGTTATGTCATAACTTCCCAAATGTTGAATTTGGTAATGATTTCGTGAATAAATCAGCAAGGTTGTCACATTACCGAATTTGTTGAACATCAATTTCACCATTCTTTTGAAGCtcatgagtgtagaagaattttggtgaaAAGTGTTTCGTCCTGTCTcctttgatatatccttccttGAGTTGATCAATGCATGCAGTGTTATCCTCAAACATAATGGTagaatttctagtgatgtctggTAATCCACATGATTCCCGGATATTCTTGATGATAGATCGCAATCAAACACATTATCTACTGACTTCATGAATTGCAATGAGTTCTGAGTGATTTGTTGAGGTTGCCACTGTAGTTTGCTTCGTGGATTTACAGGAAATGGCTGTACCGCAATATGTAAATACATATCCAGTTTGTGATTTACCAAAATGACGATCTGACAAATATCCAGCGTCTGCATATCCAATCAATTGAGATGTTGATTTTTTCGGGAAGAATAATCCAAAGTCTGTTGTTCCACTAAGATAACGAAATATATGTTTGATCACATTCCAATGTCTGTCCATCGGAGCAAAGCTAAATCTAGCCAATAAATTCACAGCAAATGCAATATCTGGCCTTGTATTATTTGCAAGATACATAAGTGCACCAATTGCACCTAGATATGGGATTTCAGGATCAAGAACCTCTTCATCATCTTCTCGTGGTCGAAATGGATCTTTATCAGGCTCTAAAGATCTAACCACCATTGGAGTACTTAATGGATgagatttatccatgtaaaatcTGTTCAAAACCTTTTCTGTATATGTGGATTGGTGGAGGAAAATTCTTGTTGATAAATGCTCGACTTGTATCCCAAGACAATATTttgtccttccaagatctttcatttcaaactctaTTTTTAAGTATATGACAGCATTATTAACCTCCGTAGCTGTTCCTACAAGatttaaatcatccacatatacaacaataatcacaaaaccagattgtgattttttgataaaaatataTGGAGAAATTTGGTTATTAATATACCCATTCTTTTGTAAATAACGACTTAGTCTGTTATACCACATACGACTAGATTGTTTCAgtccatacaatgatcgttgaagtttaatggagtatatatgacgaggtttcttgaactcatccatttttaacccttctgggattttcataaaaatttcactatCAAGTGAACCATATAGGTATGCAGTAACGACGTCCATACGACGTGTTTCCAATTTTTCTTTAGATGTCATACCTAATATAAAACGAAAAGTAATTCCATCCATCACTGGCGAGTATGTCTTTTGATAATCAATTCCAGGCCTTTGAGAAAACCCCTTTGCTATAAGTCGGGCTttatatctcataatttcattcttttcatttcgttttcttatgaatacccatttattCCCAACAGGGTTCACACCGATTGGTGTTTGGACAACAGGTCCAAATACTTCTCTTTTACGCAATGAATTTAATTCTGTTTGGATTGCGTTTTTCCATTTTGGCCAGTCTTTTCTTCAACGGCACTcatccacactttgtggttcatgatcagaatttatgtctacatccaatgctgcggaatacacaaatacatcatcgattatggttttacttcgatcccataatttcatatcatgcacataatttattgaaatttcgTGATTGTTTAACCCCGTATCTTCAGGGACTGGAATCTCTTCAGTAGATAATACCACTTTAGGGGTATTTGCTTCTTCTGGAGTATGTGCCACTTCAGGggcaattttctttatttttctttttcgtgGTGCAACATCTTTTGCACCGACCGGTCTACCACGCTTCAGGCGTGGCTTTGATTCTGTAACCAATTCTTTTGTATCTGATTTTTGAGTTGGTATATCTATTTTAGCTGGAGTATTTACTGCAGGTATATGAGATTTAGTTATATTTCTAGAATCGTTAAATGCGTCAGGCATTTGGTTTGCgatattttgcatatgaataatttttttaacttcaagttcgcgttgaccggtacgtggatctagaaaatataatcctgatgcattccatgttatgtcaggattaactttatttgaatatttatcTCCCCCTAAGGGAGGAAACATAGACTCGTCAAAATGACAATCTGCATATCTTGCGGTAAATAAGTCTTCGGTTAGAGGCTCcagatatctaattatagatgTTGAATCAAAACCAACGTGAATACCTACTCTTCTTTGAGCTCCCATCTTCGATCTTTGTGGTGGAGCAATCAGTACATATACAACACTTCCGAAAATtttgaagtgagaaatattaGGAACTTGACCAAGTACCAGTTGTAGCAGAGAATGTCGGTTGTAGGAAGTTGGTCTAATCCTAATAATATTAGCAACATGAAGTATTGCGTGACCCCAAATAAATGTAGGTAATTTTGCTTTCAACAACAGCGGTCTTGCAATAAGTTGGAGTCTTTTGATAAAGGACTCGGCTAACCTATTTTGTGTATGTACATGAGGAACTGGGTGTTCAACTGAGATTCCTACAGATATGCAATAGTCGACAAAAGTTGCTGATGTGAATTCGTCGGCATTATCTAAACGAATTGACTTAATGCAATGATCTGGGAATTGAGCTACTAATTtgattatttgggcaagtaattttacaaaagcatcattacgagttgagagaagacaaacatgagaccatctagttgaggcatcgattaataccatgaagtacttaaatgggccagatgatgggtgtataggtccacatatgtcgccttggatcctttctagaaaagttgggttttcaagctgaactttagtaggggatggtcgagtaatcaattttcctaaagaacatgttgaacatggaaggtcattgttggaaagaactttaaaatctttaagAGGATGACCAGTAGAATTTTCTATAATACGACGCACCATAGAGACGCCAGGATGACCTAATCTTTCATGCCAAAGTGTAAAAGATTTTGGATGTATGAGTTTGGAAGCAATGACATTGTGTGACTCAATAGTTCtaattttcatcatatataatcctggggaaagtgagtgaaacttttctaagattttcttgtttgttgaaatAGCGGAAGTAATAAGAAGATATTCTCTATCAGCCTCAGAGGTAGTTTCGATGTGAAAATCATTGAGTCAAATATctttaaaactaagaagatttctagTAGAATTACTAGAATATAATGCATTTGGAATGTGTATGTGGATACCATTAGGGAGGATAAAGCTAGCTTTTCCAAAACCTTCGATTATATTAGATACGCCGGAAATCGTTCCGACTTGAGCTTCGGTTTTGGTTATTTGGGTAAAATATTTTCGGTTctgtagaatcgtatgagttgtaccacaatcagcaatgcatatatctttagaatccattctgtatataattaagaaacataatttatttgataagaacaTAACGCACTACATAGTTCAAACAAAATAAAGCACACAATACACACTACTATAGTAATTAAATGAAACTAATCTTCAGCCTCCCATATGGGAGTTTCGTTAGGTTCATTCGGACCATTAATGCTTATTTCTCCAGTTGTGATTCTCGGGAAATCATCTATGTTATTGTTGGCGAAATTTGTTTCTAccattttctcttttgatttttGAGAAGATTGGTATAGTTTAACAAGATGATATGGGACATGACAATTACGTGTCCAGTGCCCATCCATGCTGCACCTATAGCAAACATTTTCAGTTTTTCCTCCTCGTGGTGCCTTTCTTTTACTCTTTGATTTAGATTGCCACTTCCGGTGACCAGAGTTGTTATATGGACGAAAATGCCCGTGGCACCGACCTCGTCCACGGTACCGCCCTTGGCCCCGTCCACCTTTATACCATTTTCCACGTACATTCTGCTGGAATGACATGTTATTTACTTCAGGTAATGGGGCAGATCCTGTTGGACGGGATTGATGATTCTTAATCACCAATTCATGACTCTGTTCAGCAACGACGAGAGTTGATAGAAGATCCCCGAACTAAGTAAATTTGCGCTCCCTGTACATCTCTGCTAAGTTGATATTGTTGGGGTGAAAAGTTGATAGTGTTTTATCGATTTTTCTTTTTTCCGTAACTTTCTCACCACACATAATAAGCCTAGAACTTATTTTGAACAAAGCAGAGCTATATGCTCGGACACTCTTAAAATCCTCAAGTCTTAAATTAGCCCAATCATTTTCAGCTACAGGTAGATAAACTAGTTTCTGGTGATCGAACCTATCCTTtagattttcccataaaataaagGGATCCTCGCTTCTAAGTACTCAGATTTTAAATCTTCATGCATGTGGTGTCGGAGAAAAATTATAGAGGTAAAATTTTCTTCGGCCGTGGATTTATTTTCTGCCTTTATTATATCGCTTAATTTCTTTGAACCCAAGTGCAACTTTACATCTTGTacccatgataaataattatcgCCATAAATGTTCAAGGCAATGAACGACAAGCTTGTAATATTTGTCATACTAAATCTGAATTAACacgaaaattattaaattttaattcatcaatgtaaatattacataaaTTCCTAGTTAATCGGGTGCGTTAACAAGTACGCAATAATCaatgtatatatcattattatcattgatgttataaacagatctatatataaaatgacaaatggattttcacccgccatacggacgtctgcgtatgcaggttatctccgaccaataataaattaaagtggacaatcctgcataagttagttaggggcaaaaaaattattatccgataagtatgcaatttataaattaagGTTCCCACTATACTTCGGTATTATCCAAAATTAAATGGTACCGTAAAATAATTTTTATAGGCGGTGCTCCggccatatatatttaaattattagtagagggtgtaaccacgtctactccggttatatatatttgaattatatgtagagggtgtaaccacgtttactcgtatatatgtatatttaaattaaaattataccttctcagtttcggcaggacttcgtgctgataacgtgttgtAATATACTAGTTTTAATATTTTAGAAGAGGCTACTAAATCTGAGAGGGAAAGAATGATAATCGGAGGGAGAAAGAGAACATATACGTAAAATGCTTGGTGCAAATTTTTCTTTCACCAAGGTCATGTATTTATAGCCAAGTTGAAGAACAAAAACATTCAatgcattatcaaaatttctactCCTAAGACTAGCTTTACTATTTTACCATTGACTTAAAAATTACAATGAATTATAACAAAACTAGATATCTATGTATACattaaaaaatattaagtacaCAACATAAATGTTCAATTATCAAAAAAACTATGTCGCTTAAATGCgatttaccttggttcacgtgatttgcagaaTATTGCGGAAActcgtagggtttacccagtgcgcacccaaaGGGTAGCGGGTGCGAATTAATCTACGattaaaaaaaagaaagaaaattcTCAATAACAAAAAATTGAACAAAAATATGTGCAAATACATATTTTATCTATAAAACATCAGTTAAGAGCCATGTAGTGGCTTTTAAAATAGAGTACAGAGAATAGACTTTTAAGGATTTAAGAGTTAGTAGGAACATAATTGGGTATTTCTTCCCGTATGTCTTATATTTCAATTTAAAAGTTTGTTTAAAGAATATAACGGAGATACTCTAAACCAGTGTTCTAAAAAGCGGAAATCGGGATTATTCAGTGGAAAGACTTTTTAGTGATTATCGGATAATCGGTGATTAAACGACACATTAATCAGaagtaatttatttaataaataataataaataattatatttaaatgtCAATAACCTTAcataaaatttacaaaaataaaatcaaatatcATAAAGTCTAAACATGTAAATATAATTTACAAATGGTCATATAATTTATTTTTGATATAGTTGGATAATGTTCTGAACAAAATGATCATGAAATCAACTCGATACGACTTAACttcactaaatacgacatcactacattagtatcaatatcacaaattaatcgaaaaatcatttaagggatcatgttattatgcaaatgcatgaaactatatgcaaATTATCAtgatttcaaaaaaaaaaatgcaaattatcataaaaactaccgaaaacaaacaaaaaaactatatgacaaatatgcaattatatgaactaaactaacatgaattTTTCTGTAATTTGTTTATTCATTTTTAATGCAGCTTTGCTAATCAAAGTCTCCTGCAAAGGGTATAACTTATACCCTTCCGGGCCGGTTCCGGTTTTACAACTTTCGATTCGTGTTCGGCTCGTCTTGATACATGAGTAGTGCCGAATAATGGCACGTGACGAGACGAGTTAGACAACTTTTTGGCGAGCCAAATTCCGATTGTGCCGAGCCAAACCGTTCGTTCGGCGCAGGTATAAGCATATAGATACACATACATATATAGCCCTAATTCCCAAATCTTTCTTCATTCAACTAATCCCTAAAATCCCAATTTCAGTTAAACTGGTACTCTTCCCCACTTCACCTCAATCTACATTTCACACATATACACACATCtactatatttttttaatataaaatctTTACTAATATATgatgttttcttgattttttgcAGTTTGCTGGTAAAGATTTAATCTTTTTGCGAAAATTTACAAGCTTGGAGCAATGGAAGACTGGGGTATTATTATTTTTCATTTTCTTAGCTTTCTTGATGGAAAAGATTTAATCTTTGGAGAATTTAATGCATGAAATGCCCAATTTTCAAGATTCTGTATTATACTGTAGTAATTAAAGGGTATGTAGTTGAAAATATTGTGACTGTGAAAGAATTCGTGTCGAATTTACTTTGAAAGTTTCGGTGGAGTTGCATTGTAAGGGACATAAATCTGTTTTTTTTATTATCGTAGGGAATCCGCAATTGCTTACTGAGTAAACCCCACGGGCTCACCTAATAACATAAATCTCCGTTTCCTATACTGTAGGAATGTACTTTAGTTTCTAATAAGGtgaaagaaataaaaatcattttttttttattttttttgttttagtgATTTTTCATGCAGCATGTTTTTTATATATGAACGATAGTTGAAATGAACCTAGGTTAGGAAAGTCTCAAATGTGTGTTAGTGTGCTTAAGTAAATAGACATGTTGAGTTCGGAGTAGCAAACATGCTTAGCTTGCCATTTTCTAAGGTCAAACTATTGATGTAGTGAATGAAGAGCAAATACATGTGAATTAACCAAGTTACAAAACTCATTTGTTTAAAAATCTAACATTGTGCTCAATTAGCTTTAGAGTCTTGATTAGTGAACTTAAATTGTTCTCAATTAACTTGAAAGTAATATGTTTACGTGTATATGTGACTGTGTAGTGTACACGCGACATGGGCACTTACACAGACAGCAAGAGTTGTAGCAAACTGTTCTATTAAGAATAAGACTATATCTCCTGTAGAAGGCTTTTACTAAAGCAACATGTTTTAACTCACAGTAGCCGAGTAGTGACCAGTAAATTACCTAAAGATTTCGATGAGATCCGATGTGAAATGGGTAGATGCAGGGGTTTGAGTAAATTTCAAATCTCCGAATATATATCTTTTTGACTTCACTTTGACAATACACAGTCTGTAACAATCCTATTTTGAGTCAAAATCTATAAGACAGCTATTATCTGCCTGGACTTCAGTACAGCCCTCCACAATATGTGATATTGTCGGACTAAAGTTCATGGGTTCGGTTTAGCCTAATCTTGCATCAATATGTGAAGTCAAATGTTTTAAATCAATAATATATTTGGTGAAGAGTTGTTGAATATTGATTAGGAATTTGCTCACTGTATGCTATTAGCATTGTACATTTGGATACTGTAGGACATCCGAAGAGTGTGTCCCAGTAACTACTTAAATATATAATTGTAAGTTGGGTTGCGAGTTGATCAAGCAGCTATATTTATTCTTGTAATTTTCTCTGTGTCTCATTTGTCATTATGCTTCTGAATTCTGATGATGAAAGAGAAATTATCCAAATTTTTTATTTTCAGTACAGTCAAGCAATATAATTACTATTATGACAGTTATTGATTGCAACTAGATCTTACAATGATGCTTAGATAGCACATACTGAATCCTTTTCTATTTTGAGTTTTGGTATTCAAGACTTTCCTAACTAATTTTTATTGTATACCAGTGAGTTTAGACTTTAGAATTATCTCCCGAAGAAGAAGTAGTTGTTTCAATGCACATGGATACCATCAGGTACCAGAAATCAGGAACTTGTTTTTTTGCTTCCAGATGTTTATACATCTTTTGATATTTATCTTGAGCAATTTCTATCTATCCGGGGCCTTAATTTGTTTAAATCATTTGGTAACCCTGCTTCATAATTTCCTCTTTTTTTTTTCTGTTGGCTGTATGATTTTTTTAAGGGCATATTTGTCTTATTAATTTATAGGACATGTTAACACATAATTTTACTGTCTTGCAAGTGTAGTCTGTTTCTTTCTTGTGGTTTTTCTCTTCGACTGTGATGATTAGTTTTTTGATATGTTGTTCTTAAGCGATATGGATGTGGTTTTTAACAGGTCGTAGTATGAACTTGTGTTTTAACTTTTCAGGAAAAATGGATTTGCTTTGGAAGAGGACTTGTATGCTCCTCTAGGGCAACGATTTAAACTAAGAGCTGTTCCTTTTAGTAAAAACATAACTTTTGGAGTTGTAGGTAAGCCATCTCAATCAATTCTGAATTCCTGGGCCAGTTAGTTCTTCAACTCCATCCACCAATGTTGAGATCCGATGTGTGGAGTGAGCCTTTTTTTGTATAATTAATGAATATATAATATTAAGATTAATACAAACACATGGGCTATGTATGGTTTAGATGCAATTTCAGGAAGTAGAAAATGTCTGAAATAGATATGTTGCAACTTTGAGCAGTATGTTGACATAATGTGTTTGGAATTAATAGTAATCCTTTGCATGGTTTCAAAGAGTTTTTAAGTCTACTTCCCATTGCTAGAAATTATCAGTAGGGCGTCATGCTTGCTTAATACTCCTGACCACAAGGGGTAATTTGCCAGATAATTGCCTTGATAAACTATCCTGATCTGATACTTTAGAATTAGAAACTATTAAAGCAAATGGATGTgaaattattataataatatgtCCACGTATTGCCCTGCAAGAGTGCTGTTCTTTTCTTTGCAGCCAGTTCTCCTTGGGGTCACGGGTCACTGCTCAGACAGACACCAGTCAATACAGACAGGACTAGGCcttcaattttaaattatttgtCATGCTCATTTGCAGATCTGAAAGAGATGATCTCTATTCTTGCCTATAGTCAAGGTGAATGTTCGATGATTGGTAGTTACAGGATGGACACTGCTGATTCAGTATGTCCACCAAGAGTTCGTTCAATGCTAGCTTCACGTGCCTGTAGATCATCAGTTACGATTGGAGTTTCACTTTTTAGGATTGAGATGCAGAAGGTAATGATTGTAATTGTACATctaatttgtttttttttctaatttCAATTATTGCAAAAGGCAATCCTTACACAGCAAGCACCAATTTATTGTTATTTGTATCTATATGTTCGTAGTAGACTTATTTTTCTTAACCCCTGCATTTTTCAGATAATTAAACATTTGGCTGACCTAAAGTCTCCTTGGAACTGTCCGCATGGCAGACCAACAATGCGGCACTTGGTTGACCTAACAACTGTAGATGGAAGGTCGGATTCAGAAGATGAAGGCTTGTGATGAAGGAATACTGTTTATCTGTGGTTCATAGGTTCATTAAAAAGTGCCTGTGATGTTTAAGCTTATTTATACGATCATGGTACGTAGTCTGACCATGTGATGAATCTAAGCATTTATTTAATAATCGTCCATGCTAGGCCATAAACATTACAAAAGGCATGTTCATAGCAGATGTTTCTTCGTATCACATCGCCTACCTATGAATATATTGAGGATGACCATAGTTTCGTACATAACCATTGCCATTGTTGTAAACATGGTAGCTTTGTTCATATCTCTGATAAAAGTCATTGTAATAAGCTTGCATCTCAACATCATCTATCAGACATTGTTTATATCTTTGATGTTGTTCGAATTCAGGCATATATAAGTTCTGAGAGCATCCTCCAGATTGCAAACCAACAAGCTCTGCTGTTTTGTCAGTTTTCCCCAGCACCTTAAGCAGTATC carries:
- the LOC141689120 gene encoding DNA mismatch repair protein PMS1-like isoform X2, giving the protein MHMDTIRKNGFALEEDLYAPLGQRFKLRAVPFSKNITFGVVDLKEMISILAYSQGECSMIGSYRMDTADSVCPPRVRSMLASRACRSSVTIGVSLFRIEMQKIIKHLADLKSPWNCPHGRPTMRHLVDLTTVDGRSDSEDEGL
- the LOC141689120 gene encoding DNA mismatch repair protein PMS1-like isoform X1, with product MHMDTIRKNGFALEEDLYAPLGQRFKLRAVPFSKNITFGVVASSPWGHGSLLRQTPVNTDRTRPSILNYLSCSFADLKEMISILAYSQGECSMIGSYRMDTADSVCPPRVRSMLASRACRSSVTIGVSLFRIEMQKIIKHLADLKSPWNCPHGRPTMRHLVDLTTVDGRSDSEDEGL